Below is a window of Candidatus Viadribacter manganicus DNA.
GCGTTGGCTACGCGTTCAACGAATACTTCGCTGTGGAAGTCGAAGCCGGCATCGGCGGCGCGGATTCCGAATTCGAAGGCCCCGGCATCGAGGGCGACATCGGCGCTGAAAGCCCCGCTGCGGCGCACATCGTCGTATCGTACCCGTTCGGCAGCGGCAGTGGTTACATCCTAGGCCGTGCCGGATACAGCACGGTCACGATCGAACGTGAGATGAACGGCATCGACTACGAAGACCTCGAACTCAGCGGCGCATCGTTCGGTGTTGGCGCGGGCATCCGCGCTGGTCAGTGGGACTTCCGCGGCGAGTACAATGTGCTGTCGGGCGGCGACGCGAACTCGGGCGTGCTCGGCTTCTTCGCGCTGCGCCACTTCTAAGTTCGTTGATGAGGGTGGCGCGTTCGCGTCACCCTCAGTTGACGCCCTCTTCGAGCACCCGGCGCCCGATGACCATGGCCTGAATTTCGCCCGCGCCTTCGAAAATGTTGAGAATGCGCGCATCGGCCAGAACACGACTGATGGGGTATTCGACCGCAAAGCCGTTGCCGCCATGGATTTGCAGAGCATTGTCGGCCGCAGCCCATGCAACACGCGCCGCCAGCAATTTCGCCATACCCGCTTCGAGATCGCAGCGTTTGCCGCTGTCTTTGCGGCGCGCCGCAAAATACGTGATCTGACGCGCCGCCATCAGTTCAGCGGCGATCATCACCAGCTTGTTCGACACACGCGGGAAGTGGAAAATCTCCTGCCCGAACTGCTTGCGGTCGATGGCGTACTTCAATCCGAGTTCAAGCGCGCTTTGCGCAACACCAACGGCGCGCGCCGCGGTTTGGATGCGCGCGCTTTCAAACGTCGCCATCAGCTGCTTGAAGCCTTGCCCTTCAACGCCGCCAAGCAGATTTGCGGCAGGCACTTTAAAGCCATCGAAGCCGATCTCGTATTCCTTCATGCCGCGATAGCCGATCACCTCAATTGCGCCGCCGGACATGCCGGGCGTCGGAAACGGAACCGTATCATCGCCGCGCTGCTTCGGCGCCAGCAACATTGAAAGACCATTGAAGCCGGTGGTGTTCGGATCGGTGCGCACCAGCAGCGTCATCACATCGGCCCGCGCCGCATGCGTGATCCAGGTCTTGTTGCCGGTCACGATATAGGCGTCGCCCTCTTTCACAGCGCGCGTGCGCAGCGAGCCCAGATCGCTGCCAGTGTTCGGTTCAGTAAAAACCGCGGTCGGCAGAATTTCTGCGCTGGCGATTTTCGGCAGCCACTCGGCCTTCTGAGCTTCAGTGCCGCCAATCATGATGAGTTCGGCGGCAATCTCGCTGCGCGTCCCGAGCGAGCCTGTCCCGATCCAGGCGCGCGAGAGCTCTTCCGAGA
It encodes the following:
- a CDS encoding outer membrane beta-barrel protein; translated protein: MKKKLALAAMTMLGGMVATPALAQDNDTSGFYAGAGINLYFIDKDDAADGMGIEFEDQPSPGAFVGRVGYAFNEYFAVEVEAGIGGADSEFEGPGIEGDIGAESPAAAHIVVSYPFGSGSGYILGRAGYSTVTIEREMNGIDYEDLELSGASFGVGAGIRAGQWDFRGEYNVLSGGDANSGVLGFFALRHF
- a CDS encoding acyl-CoA dehydrogenase family protein yields the protein MSAELITQLETAAAAAGRYTDAAKAAVRPLVTREGKIDRVALDREQHVVHGLAWVATYAETLREVSDWARALSEAGKFGETEQLLAKVLVAEYTAQLAGGVPMTQVETIRPADFGIDAPAVTMRVTQSDKTRLAALLHESQGRATFENTNLDADFEMIRDQFRSFADDKIVPHAHEWHCNDELIPIEIVEEMGALGVFGLTIPEEFGGSGLGKTSMCVVSEELSRAWIGTGSLGTRSEIAAELIMIGGTEAQKAEWLPKIASAEILPTAVFTEPNTGSDLGSLRTRAVKEGDAYIVTGNKTWITHAARADVMTLLVRTDPNTTGFNGLSMLLAPKQRGDDTVPFPTPGMSGGAIEVIGYRGMKEYEIGFDGFKVPAANLLGGVEGQGFKQLMATFESARIQTAARAVGVAQSALELGLKYAIDRKQFGQEIFHFPRVSNKLVMIAAELMAARQITYFAARRKDSGKRCDLEAGMAKLLAARVAWAAADNALQIHGGNGFAVEYPISRVLADARILNIFEGAGEIQAMVIGRRVLEEGVN